From Pseudomonas putida, one genomic window encodes:
- a CDS encoding NADP(H)-dependent aldo-keto reductase: protein MEYRKLGRTDLDVSALCLGTMTWGEQNNEAEAFAQIKLAKTSGVNFIDTAEMYPVPPRPETYAATERIIGNWFRQHGDRDEWVLASKVAGPGNGISHIRDGQLKHNRQHIVAALDASLERLQTDRIDLYQLHWPERSTNFFGKLGYQHLAHDLFTPLEETLEVLDEQVRAGKIRHIGLSNETPWGTMKFLHLAETRGWPRAVSIQNPYNLLNRSFEVGLAEVAIREQCGLLAYSPLAFGMLSGKYENGARPENGRLTLFSRFARYSNPQTVAACSRYVQLAQAHGLDPAQMALAFVTRQPFVTSNIIGATDLVQLQSNLNSLELNLSDELLAAIEAIHQEQPNPAP from the coding sequence ATGGAATACCGCAAGCTTGGCCGTACCGATCTCGATGTCAGCGCCCTGTGCCTGGGCACCATGACCTGGGGCGAGCAGAACAATGAGGCCGAGGCCTTCGCCCAGATCAAACTGGCCAAAACCAGCGGGGTCAACTTCATCGACACCGCAGAAATGTACCCCGTGCCGCCACGCCCGGAGACCTATGCCGCCACCGAGCGCATCATCGGCAACTGGTTCCGCCAGCACGGCGACCGCGATGAATGGGTTCTCGCCAGCAAGGTCGCAGGCCCCGGCAACGGTATCAGCCATATCCGCGACGGCCAGCTCAAGCACAACCGCCAGCATATCGTAGCGGCGCTGGATGCAAGCCTTGAGCGCCTGCAGACCGACCGTATCGACCTGTATCAGCTGCACTGGCCGGAGCGCAGCACCAATTTCTTCGGCAAGCTGGGTTACCAGCACCTGGCGCATGACCTGTTCACCCCGCTGGAAGAAACCCTCGAGGTGCTTGACGAGCAGGTGCGGGCAGGCAAGATCCGCCACATTGGCCTTTCCAACGAAACGCCGTGGGGCACCATGAAGTTCCTGCACCTGGCCGAAACCCGCGGCTGGCCCCGGGCGGTGTCGATACAGAACCCGTACAACCTGCTCAACCGCAGCTTCGAGGTGGGCCTGGCGGAAGTGGCCATCCGCGAGCAGTGCGGCCTGTTGGCCTACTCGCCGCTGGCCTTCGGCATGCTGTCGGGCAAATACGAAAACGGCGCCCGACCAGAAAATGGTCGCCTGACCCTGTTCAGCCGCTTCGCCCGTTACTCCAACCCACAGACAGTGGCGGCCTGCAGCCGTTATGTGCAACTGGCCCAGGCACACGGGCTGGACCCGGCGCAGATGGCCCTGGCATTCGTCACCCGCCAGCCCTTCGTGACCAGCAACATCATCGGTGCCACCGACCTGGTGCAACTTCAGAGCAACCTCAACAGCCTGGAGCTGAACCTGAGCGATGAGCTACTGGCGGCGATCGAAGCGATTCATCAGGAGCAGCCGAACCCCGCGCCTTGA
- a CDS encoding alpha/beta hydrolase translates to MLVRETPLFIDGPIGQLEALYLDVADARGAVLICHPNPVQGGTMLNKVVSTLQRTARDAGYVTLRFNYRGVGQSAGSHDMGAGEVADAEAAAAWLRAKHPELPLVLMGFSFGGFVATSLAGRLEAQGVTLQQLFMIAAAVMRLTAEFPLPQRCPIAVVQPDADEVVDPQLVYEWSDALGRPHQLLKVAECGHFFHGKLTDLKDLLLPRLSN, encoded by the coding sequence TTGCTTGTCCGCGAAACCCCCTTGTTCATCGATGGCCCGATCGGCCAGCTGGAAGCCTTGTACCTGGACGTGGCCGATGCCCGCGGCGCGGTGTTGATCTGCCACCCCAACCCGGTCCAGGGCGGCACCATGCTCAACAAGGTGGTCTCGACCCTGCAGCGCACCGCCCGCGACGCCGGCTACGTGACCCTGCGCTTCAACTATCGCGGCGTCGGCCAGAGTGCCGGCAGCCATGACATGGGCGCCGGTGAGGTGGCCGATGCCGAGGCGGCGGCGGCCTGGTTGCGTGCCAAGCACCCCGAGCTGCCGTTGGTATTGATGGGCTTCTCGTTCGGCGGCTTTGTCGCCACCAGCCTGGCCGGTCGCCTGGAAGCCCAGGGTGTGACGCTGCAGCAGCTGTTCATGATCGCCGCGGCGGTGATGCGCCTGACCGCAGAGTTCCCGCTGCCGCAGCGCTGCCCGATTGCCGTGGTGCAGCCTGACGCCGACGAAGTCGTCGATCCGCAACTGGTTTACGAATGGTCCGACGCACTGGGGCGCCCCCATCAGCTGCTGAAAGTGGCAGAATGCGGACACTTCTTCCATGGCAAGCTGACCGATCTGAAGGATCTGCTGCTGCCGCGCCTTTCGAATTGA
- a CDS encoding tryptophan--tRNA ligase, with translation MTTRILTGITTTGTPHLGNYAGAIRPAIVASQQPGADSFYFLADYHALIKCDDPLRIQRSRLEIAATWLAGGLDPDKVTFYRQSDIPEIPELTWLLTCVAAKGLLNRAHAYKASVDKNLENGEDPDAGVTMGLYSYPVLMAADILMFNAHKVPVGRDQIQHVEMARDIGQRFNHLFGQGKDFFALPEAVIEESVATLPGLDGRKMSKSYDNTIPLFSTAKDMKDAISRIVTDSRAPGEAKDPDNAHLFTLFQAFSTPAQCAEFREELLQGLGWGEAKQRLFQLLDGQLAEKREHYHQLISRPSDLEDILLAGAAKARKTATPFLEQLREAVGLRSFRSSVQATTEVKKKAVKSARFVSFRDEDGSFRFRLLAADGEQLLLSRSFADGKSAGAVSKQLQQGGDADVRVEGLSFSLWLNGEQVADGPQFASAQARDVAVQSLREALAPQQD, from the coding sequence ATGACCACGCGCATTCTCACTGGTATCACCACCACCGGTACTCCACACCTGGGCAACTACGCCGGTGCCATTCGCCCGGCGATCGTCGCCAGCCAGCAGCCGGGTGCCGATTCGTTCTACTTTCTGGCCGACTATCACGCCCTGATCAAGTGCGATGACCCCCTGCGCATCCAGCGCTCTCGTCTGGAAATCGCTGCAACCTGGCTGGCCGGCGGCCTGGACCCGGACAAGGTGACTTTCTACCGTCAGTCTGATATTCCCGAGATCCCTGAGCTGACCTGGCTGCTCACCTGCGTTGCGGCCAAGGGCCTGCTCAACCGTGCGCACGCCTACAAGGCTTCGGTGGACAAGAACCTCGAGAATGGCGAAGACCCGGACGCCGGCGTGACCATGGGCCTGTACAGCTACCCGGTCCTGATGGCGGCGGACATCCTGATGTTCAACGCCCATAAGGTGCCGGTGGGGCGCGATCAGATCCAGCACGTGGAAATGGCCCGTGACATCGGCCAGCGCTTCAACCACCTGTTTGGCCAGGGCAAGGACTTCTTTGCCCTGCCAGAGGCGGTCATCGAAGAAAGCGTGGCGACCTTGCCTGGCCTGGACGGGCGCAAGATGTCCAAGAGCTACGACAACACCATCCCGCTGTTCTCTACCGCGAAGGACATGAAAGACGCCATTTCGCGCATCGTGACCGACTCGCGCGCACCTGGCGAAGCGAAAGACCCGGACAACGCGCACCTGTTCACCCTGTTCCAGGCTTTCTCGACGCCGGCGCAATGCGCCGAGTTCCGCGAAGAGCTGCTGCAGGGCCTGGGCTGGGGCGAAGCCAAGCAGCGCCTGTTCCAGCTGCTTGACGGGCAACTGGCCGAGAAGCGTGAGCACTATCATCAACTGATTTCCCGCCCGTCGGACCTGGAAGACATCTTGCTGGCAGGCGCCGCCAAGGCCCGCAAGACTGCCACGCCGTTCCTCGAGCAACTGCGCGAGGCGGTGGGCCTGCGCTCGTTCCGCAGCAGCGTGCAGGCCACCACCGAGGTGAAGAAGAAGGCCGTCAAGAGCGCACGCTTCGTCAGCTTCCGTGACGAGGATGGCAGCTTCCGCTTCCGCCTGTTGGCCGCCGATGGCGAGCAATTGCTGTTGTCCCGCAGCTTCGCCGATGGCAAGAGCGCGGGTGCGGTGAGCAAGCAGTTGCAGCAAGGTGGCGATGCCGACGTGCGTGTCGAAGGCCTGAGCTTCAGCCTGTGGCTGAACGGCGAGCAGGTCGCAGACGGGCCGCAGTTCGCCAGTGCTCAGGCCCGCGACGTGGCTGTTCAAAGCCTGCGTGAAGCCCTGGCGCCGCAGCAGGACTGA
- a CDS encoding YgdI/YgdR family lipoprotein encodes MKKLLLPALLIGAFATLAGCSTPSLITLNDGREFQTVDEPTFDQESGFYEFQQLDGKQTRVNRDQIRTISDL; translated from the coding sequence ATGAAAAAGCTTCTGCTGCCCGCCCTGCTGATCGGCGCCTTCGCCACCCTGGCCGGCTGCTCCACCCCAAGCCTGATTACCCTGAACGACGGTCGCGAGTTCCAGACCGTTGACGAGCCGACGTTCGATCAGGAGTCCGGCTTCTACGAATTCCAGCAGCTGGATGGTAAACAGACCCGCGTTAACCGTGACCAGATTCGCACCATCAGCGACCTGTAA
- a CDS encoding glutathione S-transferase N-terminal domain-containing protein, with the protein MGATIRLVCYSDPADHYSHRVRLVLAEKGVSVQIIDVDPGRLPPKLGEVNPYGSVPTLVDRDLALYESTVVMEYLEERYPHPPLMPVYPVARGNSRLLMHRIQRDWCVLADTVLDSRSSDAARAEARKALRESLTGVSPLFNEFACFMSDEQSLVDCCLLPILWRLPVLGIELPRQAKPLLDYMERQFAREPFLASLSSVEREMRKL; encoded by the coding sequence ATGGGCGCGACCATCAGGTTAGTCTGCTATTCCGACCCCGCTGATCATTATTCTCATCGGGTACGCCTGGTTCTCGCCGAGAAAGGTGTCAGCGTGCAGATCATCGACGTCGATCCCGGTCGTCTGCCACCCAAGCTGGGTGAGGTGAACCCTTACGGCAGCGTGCCGACCCTGGTCGATCGCGACCTGGCGTTGTATGAATCGACCGTGGTGATGGAGTACCTCGAGGAGCGTTATCCGCATCCGCCGCTGATGCCGGTGTATCCGGTGGCGCGTGGTAACAGCCGCTTGTTGATGCATCGCATTCAGCGTGATTGGTGCGTGCTGGCCGATACCGTGCTCGACTCGCGCAGCAGTGATGCCGCCCGTGCCGAGGCGCGCAAGGCGCTGCGTGAGAGCCTGACGGGCGTCTCGCCCTTGTTCAACGAGTTCGCTTGCTTCATGAGCGATGAGCAAAGCCTGGTCGATTGTTGTCTATTGCCCATACTCTGGCGTTTGCCGGTACTGGGTATCGAATTGCCGCGGCAAGCAAAGCCGCTGCTGGATTACATGGAGCGACAGTTCGCCCGCGAGCCTTTCCTGGCGAGCCTGTCTTCCGTTGAACGTGAAATGCGTAAGCTTTAA
- the rplM gene encoding 50S ribosomal protein L13: MKTFTAKPETVKREWFVVDAAGQTLGRLATEIASRLRGKHKPEYTPHVDTGDYIVVINAEQIRVTGAKSSDKMYYSHSGFPGGIKEINFEKLIAKAPERVIETAVKGMLPKNPLGRDMYRKLKVYAGAAHPHTAQQPQELKI, from the coding sequence ATGAAAACTTTTACTGCTAAACCGGAAACAGTAAAGCGCGAGTGGTTCGTAGTCGACGCCGCTGGCCAGACCCTGGGTCGTCTGGCTACCGAAATCGCTAGCCGTCTGCGTGGCAAGCACAAACCAGAATACACCCCTCACGTTGACACCGGCGACTACATCGTCGTTATCAACGCCGAGCAAATCCGTGTAACTGGCGCCAAGTCTTCCGACAAGATGTACTACTCCCACTCCGGCTTCCCGGGCGGTATCAAGGAAATCAACTTCGAGAAGTTGATCGCCAAGGCCCCTGAGCGTGTTATCGAAACCGCGGTCAAAGGCATGCTGCCGAAGAACCCGCTGGGTCGCGACATGTACCGTAAGCTGAAAGTGTACGCGGGTGCTGCTCACCCACACACTGCTCAGCAGCCTCAAGAACTGAAGATCTAA
- a CDS encoding cytochrome b, with protein sequence MSKFMDWIDARFPATKMWEDHLSKYYAPKNFNFLYFFGSLALLVLVNQIVTGVWLTMSFTPSAEEAFASVEYIMRDVEYGWILRYLHSTGASAFFVVVYLHMFRGLLYGSYQKPRELVWLFGMLIYLALMAEAFMGYLLPWGQMSYWGAQVIISLFGAIPVIGDDLTQWIRGDYLISGITLNRFFALHVVALPIVILGLVVLHILALHEVGSNNPDGVDIKKKKDENGIPLDGIPFHPYYTVKDIVGVVVFLFVFCAVVFFFPEMGGYFLEKPNFEQANAFKTPEHIAPVWYFTPFYAILRAVPDKLMGVIAMGAAIAVLFVLPWLDRSPVRSMRYKGWISKVFLLVFCISFVILGILGVLAPTPGRTLLSQVCTVLYFAYFLLMPFYTRLEKTKPVPERVTG encoded by the coding sequence ATGAGCAAGTTCATGGACTGGATTGATGCTCGCTTCCCCGCCACCAAGATGTGGGAAGATCACCTGAGCAAGTATTACGCGCCCAAGAACTTCAATTTCCTGTATTTCTTCGGCTCGTTGGCCCTGTTGGTGCTGGTCAACCAGATCGTCACCGGTGTATGGCTGACCATGAGTTTCACGCCCTCGGCGGAAGAGGCCTTCGCGTCGGTCGAGTACATCATGCGTGACGTGGAGTACGGCTGGATCTTGCGTTATTTGCACTCCACCGGCGCTTCGGCGTTCTTCGTGGTGGTCTACCTGCACATGTTTCGCGGCCTGCTCTATGGCTCCTACCAAAAGCCACGGGAACTGGTCTGGCTGTTCGGTATGCTGATCTACCTGGCGCTGATGGCCGAGGCCTTCATGGGCTATCTGCTGCCTTGGGGGCAGATGTCGTACTGGGGTGCCCAGGTGATCATCTCGCTGTTCGGTGCGATCCCGGTGATCGGCGACGACCTCACCCAGTGGATCCGCGGTGACTACCTGATTTCTGGCATCACCCTGAACCGCTTCTTTGCGCTGCACGTAGTGGCCCTGCCGATCGTCATTCTCGGGCTGGTTGTGTTGCACATCCTCGCCTTGCACGAGGTGGGTTCGAACAACCCTGATGGGGTCGATATCAAGAAGAAAAAGGACGAGAACGGTATCCCGCTGGATGGTATCCCGTTCCACCCGTACTACACCGTCAAGGACATTGTCGGCGTGGTGGTGTTCCTGTTCGTCTTCTGTGCGGTAGTGTTCTTCTTCCCGGAAATGGGCGGCTACTTCCTGGAAAAACCCAACTTCGAACAGGCCAACGCGTTCAAGACGCCTGAGCATATCGCGCCGGTCTGGTACTTCACGCCGTTCTACGCGATTTTGCGTGCGGTGCCCGACAAGCTCATGGGCGTAATCGCCATGGGGGCGGCGATCGCCGTGCTGTTCGTGTTGCCTTGGCTCGACCGAAGCCCGGTACGCTCAATGCGCTACAAGGGCTGGATCAGCAAGGTCTTCCTGCTGGTGTTCTGCATTTCCTTCGTCATCCTCGGCATTTTGGGGGTGCTGGCGCCTACCCCAGGCCGCACGCTGCTGTCGCAGGTGTGCACCGTGCTGTACTTCGCCTACTTCCTGTTGATGCCGTTCTACACAAGGCTTGAGAAGACCAAACCGGTTCCGGAAAGGGTGACTGGCTGA
- a CDS encoding YhcB family protein, with protein sequence MELSLLVWLLPTLALVIGVAVGFIVARLLPNAAPSNTQRQLDDIQKRFDSYQNEVVTHFNSTAMLVKKLTQSYQDVQDHLAEGANNLALDDVTRQRLLAALHSEGTQGPRDRLTPPKDTAEVPRDYAPKSPNSPGMLDESYGLKR encoded by the coding sequence GTGGAACTCTCGCTCCTTGTTTGGTTGTTGCCAACCCTGGCCCTGGTCATCGGTGTGGCGGTCGGTTTCATCGTGGCCCGCCTGTTGCCCAATGCGGCGCCCAGCAATACCCAGCGCCAACTGGATGACATCCAGAAGCGTTTCGACAGTTACCAGAACGAAGTGGTCACCCACTTCAACAGCACCGCCATGCTGGTCAAGAAACTGACCCAGAGCTACCAGGACGTGCAGGATCACCTTGCCGAAGGCGCCAACAACCTGGCCCTTGACGATGTCACCCGTCAGCGCCTGCTGGCTGCCCTGCACTCTGAAGGCACCCAAGGTCCACGTGACCGCCTGACCCCGCCGAAGGACACTGCTGAAGTGCCACGCGACTATGCACCGAAGTCGCCGAACTCGCCGGGCATGCTCGACGAGAGCTACGGGCTCAAGCGCTGA
- a CDS encoding cytochrome c1: MKKLIAVFLLAVMPAFTFAAGPGLELDKVDIDLTDKAAMQDGARTFANYCMGCHSAKFQRYERVADDLGIPHELMLEKLVFTGAKIGDHMNIGMKPDDAKTWFGAAPPDLTLVARVRGTDWLYTYLRSFYEDKSRPYGVNNKVFPNVGMPNVLVGLQGNQVIGCKQVQRVVDGKKQFDPLTGSPLTHEACDQLTITPNSGTLTPEQFDEKVKNLVTFLAYSANPVKLESQRIGTYVLLYLAFFFVFAYLLKREYWKDVH, translated from the coding sequence ATGAAAAAGTTGATTGCAGTATTTTTGCTGGCAGTGATGCCTGCCTTTACCTTTGCTGCCGGGCCGGGGTTGGAGCTGGACAAAGTCGATATCGACCTGACGGACAAGGCTGCGATGCAGGATGGTGCGCGGACTTTCGCCAACTATTGCATGGGTTGCCACAGCGCCAAGTTCCAGCGTTACGAGCGCGTAGCCGATGACTTGGGAATACCCCATGAGCTGATGCTCGAGAAACTGGTGTTCACCGGGGCCAAGATCGGCGACCACATGAACATCGGCATGAAGCCCGATGATGCCAAGACCTGGTTCGGGGCTGCGCCGCCTGACCTGACCCTGGTTGCCCGGGTGCGGGGTACCGATTGGCTGTACACCTACCTGCGCAGCTTCTATGAGGACAAATCGCGGCCTTATGGGGTCAACAACAAGGTATTCCCGAACGTCGGCATGCCCAATGTGCTGGTCGGGCTGCAGGGTAACCAGGTGATCGGGTGCAAGCAGGTGCAGAGGGTGGTCGATGGCAAGAAGCAATTCGACCCCTTGACCGGCAGCCCTTTGACCCATGAAGCGTGTGACCAGCTGACCATCACGCCGAATTCCGGTACCCTGACGCCTGAGCAGTTCGACGAGAAGGTCAAGAACCTGGTGACCTTCCTGGCCTATTCGGCCAACCCGGTCAAACTGGAAAGCCAGCGCATCGGCACCTATGTGTTGCTGTACCTGGCCTTCTTCTTCGTGTTCGCCTACTTGCTCAAGCGCGAATACTGGAAGGACGTGCACTGA
- a CDS encoding GlxA family transcriptional regulator produces MQAKDFFHLASLRYSKQLGLGLQPMFEICLVSPDGQPVDSFSNVQLPVDGGLDDADVIILPAFWEDFDNLLQRYPQVLPWLREQHARGAVLCAEASGVFWLAEAGLLDGKEATTYWRFFTSFAERYPKVRLNQDKHLTDADNLYCAGGTTSACDLYIYLIERFCGANVARAVARDILYEVQRNYTPGRMGFGGQKLHQDLIILQIQHWLEEHFADKFRFEDVARNHGMSIRNFMRRFQGATGDKPLHYLQRLRIETAKGLLSSTRKSIKTISYEVGYDDASFFARLFRQHTELSPNQYRQQFVQEA; encoded by the coding sequence ATGCAAGCCAAGGACTTTTTCCACCTCGCCAGCCTGCGCTACAGCAAACAGCTGGGCCTGGGCTTGCAGCCCATGTTCGAGATCTGTCTGGTGAGCCCCGACGGCCAGCCGGTGGACAGCTTCAGCAATGTGCAGCTGCCGGTCGATGGCGGCCTGGATGACGCCGATGTGATCATCCTTCCGGCCTTCTGGGAAGACTTCGACAACCTGCTGCAACGTTATCCGCAAGTGCTGCCCTGGTTGCGCGAGCAACATGCCCGCGGCGCCGTACTGTGCGCTGAAGCCAGCGGGGTGTTCTGGCTGGCCGAGGCCGGCCTGCTCGACGGCAAGGAAGCGACCACCTACTGGCGCTTCTTCACCAGCTTCGCCGAGCGCTATCCGAAAGTGCGTCTGAACCAGGACAAGCACCTGACCGACGCCGACAACCTTTACTGCGCCGGCGGCACCACTTCGGCCTGCGACCTGTACATCTACCTGATCGAACGCTTCTGCGGGGCCAACGTAGCCCGCGCCGTGGCCCGCGACATCCTCTACGAAGTGCAGCGCAACTACACTCCCGGGCGCATGGGTTTCGGCGGCCAGAAGCTGCACCAGGACCTGATCATCCTGCAGATCCAGCACTGGCTCGAGGAGCACTTCGCCGACAAGTTCCGCTTCGAGGATGTGGCCCGCAACCATGGCATGAGCATCCGCAACTTCATGCGGCGCTTCCAGGGCGCGACCGGCGACAAGCCGCTGCACTACCTGCAGCGGCTAAGGATCGAGACGGCCAAGGGCCTGCTGTCGAGCACGCGCAAGAGCATCAAGACCATCAGCTATGAAGTCGGCTATGACGATGCGAGTTTCTTTGCGCGGCTGTTCCGCCAGCACACGGAATTGTCACCGAACCAGTATCGGCAGCAGTTTGTGCAGGAAGCCTGA
- a CDS encoding ClpXP protease specificity-enhancing factor: MNSSRPYLVRALYEWIVDNDCTPHMLVNAEYPAVQVPQGFASDGQIVLNISPSAVRSLHMDNDAVSFEGRFGGVAHSLFVPVGAILGIYARENGQGMVFELEPPLMDGEEPEDEGVEPDDDGPPEGGGQPPRPTGRPSLKVVK; this comes from the coding sequence ATGAACTCCAGTCGCCCCTATCTGGTTCGAGCACTGTACGAGTGGATCGTCGACAACGATTGCACGCCCCATATGCTGGTCAATGCCGAATACCCGGCAGTCCAGGTGCCGCAAGGTTTCGCCAGTGACGGCCAGATCGTCCTGAACATCTCCCCAAGTGCCGTGCGCAGCCTGCACATGGACAACGATGCGGTGAGCTTCGAAGGGCGCTTCGGTGGTGTTGCCCACTCGTTGTTCGTGCCGGTCGGCGCAATTCTGGGTATTTATGCCCGCGAGAACGGCCAAGGCATGGTCTTCGAGCTGGAGCCTCCGTTGATGGACGGCGAAGAGCCGGAAGATGAGGGTGTCGAGCCGGACGACGACGGCCCGCCGGAAGGGGGTGGCCAGCCGCCGCGTCCGACTGGGCGGCCGAGCCTGAAGGTGGTCAAGTAA
- the zapE gene encoding cell division protein ZapE, whose protein sequence is MTPLERYQADLKRPDFFHDAAQETAVRHLQRLYDDLVHAQNNKPGMFGKLFGKKEQTPVKGLYFWGGVGRGKTYLVDTFYEALPFKQKMRTHFHRFMKRVHEEMKTLKGEKNPLTIIAKRFSDEAKVICFDEFFVSDITDAMILGTLMEELFKNGVSLVATSNIVPDGLYKDGLQRARFLPAIAMIKQYTDVVNVDSGVDYRLRHLEQAELFHFPLDEAAEQSMRASFKALTPECTQAVDNDVLMIENRPIHALRTCDDVAWFDFRALCDGPRSQNDYIELGKIFHAVLLSNVEQMGVTTDDIARRFINMVDEFYDRNVKLIISAEVELKDLYTGGRLSFEFQRTLSRLLEMQSHEFLSRAHKP, encoded by the coding sequence ATGACGCCCCTAGAACGATATCAAGCAGATCTGAAACGTCCCGACTTCTTCCATGATGCGGCGCAGGAAACTGCGGTGCGTCACTTGCAGCGTCTGTACGACGACCTGGTACACGCGCAGAACAACAAGCCGGGCATGTTCGGCAAGCTGTTCGGCAAGAAGGAACAGACGCCGGTCAAGGGCCTGTATTTCTGGGGCGGGGTAGGCCGGGGCAAGACCTACCTGGTCGATACTTTCTATGAAGCGCTGCCGTTCAAGCAGAAGATGCGTACGCACTTCCACCGCTTCATGAAGCGTGTGCACGAGGAGATGAAAACCCTCAAGGGCGAGAAGAACCCGTTGACCATCATCGCGAAGCGCTTCAGCGATGAAGCCAAGGTGATCTGTTTCGATGAATTCTTCGTCTCCGACATCACCGATGCCATGATCCTCGGCACCCTGATGGAAGAGCTGTTCAAGAACGGCGTGTCGCTGGTGGCGACCTCCAACATCGTCCCGGACGGCCTGTACAAGGATGGCCTGCAGCGTGCGCGCTTCCTGCCGGCCATTGCCATGATCAAGCAGTACACGGACGTGGTGAACGTCGATAGCGGGGTCGACTACCGCCTGCGTCACCTGGAGCAGGCCGAACTGTTCCACTTCCCGCTCGACGAGGCTGCCGAGCAGAGCATGCGGGCGAGCTTCAAGGCGCTGACACCCGAGTGCACCCAGGCCGTCGACAATGATGTGCTGATGATCGAGAACCGTCCGATCCATGCCTTGCGGACCTGTGACGATGTTGCCTGGTTCGACTTCCGCGCCCTGTGCGATGGGCCACGCAGCCAGAACGACTACATCGAGCTGGGCAAGATTTTCCATGCCGTGCTGTTGAGCAATGTCGAGCAGATGGGCGTCACCACCGACGACATCGCCCGGCGCTTCATCAACATGGTGGACGAGTTCTATGACCGCAACGTCAAGCTGATCATTTCGGCCGAGGTAGAGCTCAAGGATCTGTACACCGGCGGGCGCCTGAGCTTCGAGTTCCAGCGCACCTTGAGCCGGTTGCTGGAAATGCAGTCGCACGAATTCCTCTCCCGCGCCCACAAGCCCTGA
- the rpsI gene encoding 30S ribosomal protein S9 codes for MSATQNYGTGRRKTATARVFLRPGTGNISINNRPLDTFFGRETARMVVRQPLELTESTEKFDIYVTVAGGGVSGQAGAIRHGITRALMEYDETLRGALRRAGYVTRDAREVERKKVGLRKARKRPQYSKR; via the coding sequence ATGTCGGCGACTCAAAATTACGGCACTGGCCGTCGCAAGACCGCAACCGCTCGCGTTTTCCTGCGTCCGGGTACTGGTAACATCTCCATCAACAACCGTCCTCTGGACACCTTCTTCGGCCGCGAAACCGCTCGCATGGTTGTTCGCCAGCCGCTGGAGCTGACCGAGAGCACCGAGAAGTTCGACATCTACGTCACCGTTGCCGGTGGTGGTGTCAGCGGTCAAGCCGGTGCGATCCGTCACGGTATCACCCGCGCTCTGATGGAATACGACGAAACCCTGCGTGGCGCTCTGCGTCGTGCTGGCTACGTCACCCGCGACGCTCGTGAAGTCGAGCGTAAGAAAGTGGGTCTGCGTAAAGCGCGTAAGCGTCCTCAGTACTCCAAGCGTTAA
- the petA gene encoding ubiquinol-cytochrome c reductase iron-sulfur subunit, producing the protein MSNDGVNAGRRRFLVAATSVVGAAGAVGAAVPFVGSWFPSAKAKAAGAPVKVNIAKVEPGQQMVAEWRGQPVFIVRRTDEILGNLTKVTAELADPESKASVQPEYVDPQVRSIKPEILILVGLCTHLGCSPTFRPEVAPADLGPKWVGGYFCPCHGSHYDLAGRVYKSQPAPLNLPVPPHSYESDDIVVIGVDQEKA; encoded by the coding sequence ATGAGCAATGACGGCGTCAACGCAGGCCGGCGCCGCTTCCTCGTAGCCGCGACATCCGTGGTCGGGGCAGCGGGGGCAGTGGGGGCTGCGGTACCGTTCGTGGGGTCATGGTTTCCCAGTGCCAAGGCGAAGGCGGCTGGTGCACCGGTGAAGGTCAACATCGCCAAGGTCGAACCTGGGCAGCAGATGGTGGCGGAGTGGCGCGGTCAGCCAGTGTTCATCGTGCGGCGAACGGACGAGATTCTGGGGAACCTCACGAAGGTCACGGCCGAGCTCGCCGACCCTGAATCGAAGGCCTCGGTGCAGCCGGAGTACGTCGACCCCCAGGTGCGCTCGATCAAGCCGGAAATCCTCATTCTCGTAGGCCTGTGCACCCACCTTGGCTGCTCGCCGACCTTCCGCCCGGAAGTCGCGCCCGCCGACCTTGGGCCGAAATGGGTGGGGGGTTACTTCTGCCCCTGCCACGGTTCCCACTACGACTTGGCCGGGCGTGTCTACAAATCGCAGCCAGCACCTCTCAACCTGCCAGTGCCACCGCACTCTTACGAGTCGGATGACATCGTCGTCATCGGCGTCGACCAGGAGAAAGCATGA